A window of Cucurbita pepo subsp. pepo cultivar mu-cu-16 chromosome LG06, ASM280686v2, whole genome shotgun sequence contains these coding sequences:
- the LOC111796453 gene encoding uncharacterized protein LOC111796453: MARTACFHIIPSLLLPSKSSFFGTPSLFSRASHFDRVMVVGRRFSSSSKISMSLRAGIVGLPNVGKSTLFNAVVENGKAQAANFPFCTIEPNVGVVAVPDPRLHKLSDLSKSQRAVPASIEFVDIAGLVKGASQGEGLGNKFLSHIREVDSILQVVRCFEDNDIVHVNGKIDPKTDIDVINLELVFSDLDQIEKRLEKLKKGKARDSQSKVKEEAEKSALEKIQTVLMDGKPARSVTLTDFEKDAIKHLCLLTMKPVIYVANVAESDLAEPASNPHVEEVMSLASELQSGIVTVSAQVESELSELPSEERVEYLKSLGVSESGLGNLIRATYNLLGLRTYFTSGEKETKAWTILSGMTAPQAAGVIHSDFERGFIRAETVAYDDFVAAGSFSAAREKGLLRAEGKEYIVQEGDVMLFRFNV, from the exons ATGGCTAGAACAGCTTGCTTTCACATtattccttctcttcttctccccTCCAAATCCTCCTTCTTCGGAACTCCCTCGCTCTTCTCCAGAGCTTCTCATTTCGACCGTGTTATGGTGGTTGGCCGAcgcttctcttcttcttccaagaTCAGTATGAGCCTCAGAGCCGGAATTGTTGGCCTCCCTAATGTTGGAAAATCCACTCTCTTCAATGCCGTC GTCGAAAATGGCAAGGCTCAAGCTGCCAACTTTCCCTTCTGTACAATAGAGCCAAATGTAGGAGTAGTTGCAGTTCCAGATCCCCGTCTCCATAAACTTTCTGATCTCAGCAAGTCTCAGCGAGCGGTCCCAGCATCGATAGAATTTGTAGATATTGCTGGGTTAGTGAAAGGAGCCAGTCAAGGAGAG GGATTgggaaataaatttttatccCATATTCGCGAGGTGGACTCCATACTTCAG GTTGTGCGCTGTTTTGAAGACAATGACATTGTTCATGTCAATGGGAAAATTGATCCAAAAACTGATATCGATGTGATTAACTTAGAGCTTGTTTTTTCAGATCTGGACCAG ATTGAGAAGAGATTAGAGAAGCTCAAGAAAGGCAAGGCAAGGGATTCACAGTCTAAAGTCAAG GAAGAAGCCGAGAAATCTGCATTGGAAAAAATCCAGACGGTCCTTATGGATGGGAAACCAGCCCGATCAGTAACTTTAACAGATTTTGAAAAGGATGCTATAAAGCATCTTTGCCTGCTCACAATGAAACCGGTCATATATGTGGCCAATGTTGCAGAATCTGATCTAGCGGAGCCTGCAAGTAATCCTCATGTTGAAGAAGTTATGAGTCTTGCTTCAGAGTTGCAATCTGGAATAGTGACAGTTTCTGCACAG GTTGAGTCTGAGCTTTCTGAACTTCCATCAGAAGAGAGggttgaatatttaaaatctctTGGTGTAAGTGAAAGTGGCCTGGGAAATCTTATAAGGGCAACCTATAACCTTTTGGGACTCCGTACGTATTTTACTTCGGGTGAAAAG GAAACAAAAGCCTGGACCATACTTTCAG gAATGACTGCACCACAAGCTGCTGGAGTCATTCACTCGGACTTTGAGAGAGGGTTCATTCGCGCAGAGACG GTGGCTTATGACGATTTTGTAGCTGCGGGTTCATTTTCTGCAGCAAGGGAGAAAGGACTT TTGAGAGCTGAGGGTAAAGAATATATTGTGCAGGAAGGGGATGTCATGCTCTTTCGTTTCAATGTTTAG
- the LOC111797354 gene encoding BTB/POZ domain-containing protein At1g04390: MRSSRGGGGRVESTRHIHTLHRRLHDALNLGTRFNEQNKRKWMCSDNEVQRHVVRSIAAFLESVPRELCYHHLVKDSIPDIVYSLVWILEDKNGAVSSIAADVAIKLFSAIPNALLKPFILDLSHALSCLLPARQIQTSAACATALNLILSNVPSKSEEALWEILKKTEVVLHLIGTIKDFSGAMNPVEYIQPLFSLLSIILSRWPLSRFPVWSDAKLMEGLYDMYAKPDFSVRAEVLKLYSAIALCGIGAKKLLERGEAILQEMVECMASSRPHHVRIEAFRLAQCLVINEETGLERMSSFCEPIASAILNAMTECSLQPATVTNNQIWLLEEASRLALITRWAGQHHNYFWKHGIDRALLHLLLGKCPKQLYECTLSLEDQINIAREGLKSNYFPGLRVYIWEILGSLATNFNEDVYLNKSSNRPLIDMLLSCACLAFAELFMGWRQICQSDVVNASKNESLLRAIMMMIYSPSNYIASTTMSMLTTMLEPNIKSYLKDFRHTLTGISFGTISGMPNILIVVNLLSLVCCVGLPQYTVWDKNAEGMKAIVSFVKWCLSNEVHLDRLSYSPHLLFNFHERACCQGPNKEWEGRDILLLYSLVGLAELILQLRPLTNERETSSLLVGFAEDELISQLQDICRGSYSPGLKWYAAYVLSLLGLYGFPSKLGNRIGRALDGADYSDIRFIHTNGKCLNAHGVILAARCASLLPPNWPPVIEKIPNHSSSSDKNSSGKIQKEVCLSSHVDDDAMEKLLEYVYKGHLQTGEELTKKLRSLAKRCRIQTLFHLLSRRRPKWGAPFPHFNLVAALGPAGYPFSDITLEAKATKQTSWKCDVCTLSLPHMHVHKVILWLSCDYLRALLQSGMKESHSEIIKVPVSWEAMVKLVEWFYSDKLPDPPCGCLWYNMDDQEKLNEIQSYVELCWLAEFWFLEDLQEVCLHVIVVCLDIAHHLWVKVLRMAGDFSLWKLAEIAADYIAPLYSQLRNCGDLETLDERLLSMVRAASVRLSQEGN, translated from the exons ATGAGATCCTCCAGAGGCGGTGGTGGACGAGTCGAATCTACCAGGCACATCCACACTCTCCATCGCCGTCTTCACGACGCTCTCAATCTCGGTACCAG GTTTAATGaacaaaacaagagaaaatggATGTGCTCGGATAATGAGGTACAGAGACATGTTGTTCGTTCCATTGCAGCATTTCTTGAATCTGTTCCCAGGGAGTTATGCTACCATCACCTCGTGAAG GATTCTATACCTGATATTGTTTATTCTTTGGTGTGGATTCTTGAAGACAAGAATGGGGCAGTGTCAAGCATAGCAGCTGATGTTGCTATAAAGCTGTTCAGTGCTATACCAAATGCACTGTTAAAACCTTTCATTTTGGACCTTTCTCATGCTCTTTCATGTTTGCTACCTGCTCGTCAAATACAAACATCTGCAGCATGTGCTACAGCattgaatttgattctttCAAATGTACCGAGTAAAAGTGAGGAAGCACTTTGGGAGATTCTAAAAAAGACAGAAGTTGTTCTTCATTTGATTGGCACAATTAAAGACTTTTCTGGAGCTATGAACCCAGTTGAATATATTCAacctcttttttctcttttgagtATAATACTCTCTAGGTGGCCTCTCTCTAGGTTTCCAGTTTGGAGTGATGCAAAATTGATGGAAGGTTTGTATGATATGTATGCCAAGCCAGACTTTTCAGTTAGAGCTGAAGTTTTGAAGTTGTACTCTGCAATAG CTCTATGTGGTATTGGTGCAAAGAAGCTTTTAGAGCGTGGAGAAGCAATTCTGCAAGAAATGGTGGAATGCATGGCCAGCTCACGCCCTCATCATGTTAGGATTGAAGCATTTAGACTTGCACAATGTTTAGTG ATAAATGAGGAGACCGGTTTGGAAAGGATGAGTTCATTTTGTGAACCAATTGCCAGTGCCATATTAAATGCAATGACTGAATGTAGTTTACAACCTGCAACAGTTACCAATAATCAGATATGGTTGCTTGAGGAGGCCAGTCGCTTGGCCTTAATCACTCGTTGGGCTGGCCAACATCACAATTATTTTTGGAAACATGGAATTGACAGAGCTCTCCTACATCTTTTACTTGGAAAGTGTCCCAAACAACTATATGAATGTACTTTGTCGTTGGAAGACCAGATAAACATTGCTCGGGAGGGTCTTAAGTCAAATTATTTTCCTGGATTGAGGGTTTATATCTGGGAAATTCTTGGTTCGCTTGCAACaaacttcaatgaagatgtctACCTGAACAAAAGTTCAAACAGACCCCTAATTGACATGCTTCTATCATGTGCCTG TTTGGCATTTGCAGAATTATTTATGGGTTGGCGTCAAATCTGTCAAAGTGATGTTGTAAATGCCTCAAAAAATGAATCATTATTGAGAGctattatgatgatgatttatTCTCCTTCCAATTATATTGCATCAACGACGATGTCTATGTTAACAACGATGCTAGAGCCGAATATTAAGTCATATTTGAAGGACTTCAGGCATACACTGACGGGCATCTCATTTGGGACAATTTCTGGTATGCCAAATATTCTAATAGTCGTGAACTTGTTAAGTTTAGTATGTTGTGTAGGTCTGCCACAGTATACAGTGTGGGACAAGAATGCAGAAGGCATGAAGGCAATAGTCTCCTTTGTTAAGTGGTGCTTGAGTAATGAAGTCCATTTAGATAGGCTGAGCTATTCTCCACATttgctttttaattttcatgagAGAGCTTGCTGTCAGGGCCCTAACAAAGAATGGGAGGGAAGAGATATCCTACTTTTATATAGTTTGGTGGGCCTGGCTGAGTTAATTTTACAATTACGCCCCCTgacaaatgaaagagaaacaTCTTCTTTATTAGTTGGATTTGCTGAAGATGAGTTAATAAGCCAACTTCAGGATATCTGCAGAGGTAGTTACTCTCCGGGACTAAAGTGGTATGCTGCATATGTCCTTAGTTTATTGGGACTGTATGGGTTTCCTAGTAAACTTGGGAACAGGATTGGCAGAGCACTTGATGGGGCTGACTATTCAGACATTCGTTTCATTCATACAAATGGGAAGTGTCTAAATGCCCATGGTGTGATTCTTGCAGCTCGGTGTGCATCACTGCTGCCTCCTAACTGGCCACCTGTCATTGAGAAAATTCCTAATCATTCATCCTCCTCAGACAAGAACTCATCTGGAAAGATTCAGAAAGAGGTTTGTTTATCTTCACACGTTGATGATGATGCAATGGAGAAGTTACTTGAGTATGTCTACAAGGGACATCTCCAAACTGGAGAGGAACTTACAAAAAAGTTGAGAAGTCTTGCTAAACGTTGTAGAATACAGACTCTGTTTCATTTACTTTCTAGAAGAAGGCCGAAGTGGGGGGCACCTTTCCCCCACTTCAATCTTGTGGCGGCTCTTGGTCCAGCTGGATATCCTTTCTC aGACATCACCTTGGAGGCAAAAGCAACTAAGCAGACTAGTTGGAAATGTGATGTTTGCACGTTATCTTTGCCACATATGCATGTTCATAAAGTAATTTTGTGGTTAAGTTGTGACTATCTAAGAGCCTTGTTACAATCGGGAATGAAAGAAAG CCACTCGGAAATAATTAAGGTTCCAGTTAGTTGGGAGGCAATGGTTAAACTGGTGGAGTGGTTCTACTCAGACAAGCTGCCAGATCCTCCATGTGGGTGTCTGTGGTATAATATGGATGACCAAGAGAAGTTGAACGAGATTCAATCATATGTAGAGCTTTGTTGGTTGGCTGAGTTCTGGTTTCTGGAAGATCTTCAGGAAGTGTGCTTGCATGTAATTGTAGTTTGTCTTGATATTGCCCATCATTTGTGGGTCAAAGTACTTCGAATGGCTGGAGATTTCTCTTTGTGGAAGTTGGCTGAAATTGCTGCAGATTATATTGCTCCATTATATTCTCAACTTCGTAATTGTGGTGATCTCGAAACACTAGATGAAAGGCTCCTGAGTATGGTACGTGCTGCATCTGTTCGACTTTCTCAAGAGGGTAACTAG
- the LOC111796577 gene encoding pentatricopeptide repeat-containing protein At1g79080, chloroplastic-like: MWALSPYPNLSLNKGFSKVSTSAQITISPKDTIFPLPNWRIGKGDQKSRELRLNDAFFHLEFMIENGQKPDEFHATRLLYDLCKACKMKKAVKVMEMTIGSGIIPDASSYTFLVSSLCKKGNVGYAMQLVEKMEEYGYPTNTVTYNSLVRGLCMHGNLSKSLQLLDRLIQKGLVPDAYTYSFLLEAAYKERGADAAIKLLEEIIAKGGKANLVSYNVLLTGLCKEGRIGDAIQLFRELPSQGFSPNVVSYNILLRSLCYEGRWDEANVLLAEMDGDGDDRSPSNVTYNILIGSLSLHGRIGHALEVLEEMIRAGFKPMASSYNPIIARLCKDRKVDVVVKCLDEMMHRHCNPNEGTYNAIATLCEEGMVQEAFSIIQSLGNKHHSSTQEFYKFVITSLCRKGNTYPAFQLLYEMTKYGFTPDSFTYSSLIRGLCMEGMLNEAIEIFSVMEENNYKPRTENYNSLVLGCCKSRRTDLAFEVFEIMVGKGYLPNETTYTILVEGIIQEKEIDLGTKLLRELQLRDVISQSTVERLVMQYYLKELPLR; this comes from the coding sequence ATGTGGGCTCTTTCCCCATATCCAAATCTCTCACTTAATAAAGGATTTTCTAAAGTTTCAACATCAGCTCAGATTACAATTTCTCCTAAGGACACAATTTTCCCACTGCCAAATTGGAGGATAGGGAAAGGCGATCAAAAGAGTAGAGAGCTTAGACTAAACGATGCTTTTTTTCACTTAGAGTTCATGATTGAGAATGGCCAAAAGCCTGATGAATTCCACGCCACTCGGTTACTGTATGATCTCTGCAAGGCATGTAAGATGAAGAAGGCTGTGAAGGTAATGGAGATGACAATTGGGTCAGGAATCATTCCAGATGCGTCTTCTTATACCTTTTTGGTAAGTTCTTTGTGTAAAAAAGGGAATGTTGGTTATGCAATGCAATTAGTGGAGAAAATGGAGGAATATGGGTATCCTACAAACACTGTTACTTATAATTCACTTGTGAGAGGGCTTTGTATGCATGGAAATTTGAGTAAGAGCTTGCAGCTTTTAGACAGGTTGATCCAGAAGGGGCTTGTTCCAGATGCTTATACGTACTCTTTTTTGCTTGAAGCTGCTTACAAGGAAAGAGGAGCTGATGCAGCCATTAAGCTTTTGGAGGAGATAATTGCAAAGGGTGGGAAGGCTAATTTGGTTAGCTATAATGTTTTGTTAACTGGGTTGTGTAAAGAAGGTAGGATAGGAGATGCCATTCAGTTGTTTAGGGAGTTGCCTTCACAAGGATTCAGTCCAAATGTTGTTagttataatattttgttaagGAGTTTGTGTTATGAAGGGAGGTGGGACGAGGCAAATGTGCTTCTAGCTGAAATGGACGGTGATGGTGACGATCGTTCCCCGTCGAATGTCACGTACAATATATTGATTGGTTCGCTTAGTCTCCATGGTAGAATAGGACATGCTCTTGAGGTTTTGGAAGAGATGATTCGGGCAGGGTTCAAGCCGATGGCTTCGAGTTATAACCCGATAATCGCTCGTCTTTGCAAAGATAGGAAAGTGGATGTTGTTGTGAAATGTTTAGATGAAATGATGCATAGGCATTGTAATCCCAATGAAGGAACATACAATGCTATAGCTACACTTTGTGAGGAGGGAATGGTTCAAGAGGCATTCTCCATCATACAGAGTTTGGGCAACAAGCACCATTCCTCTACTCAAGAATtctataaatttgttattacGAGCTTGTGTCGAAAAGGAAACACATATCCAGCGTTTCAGCTTCTCTACGAAATGACAAAGTACGGGTTTACGCCTGATTCGTTCACCTATTCGTCTTTGATCCGGGGGTTATGTATGGAGGGTATGCTGAATGAGGCAATTGAAATATTCAGTGTAATGGAGGAAAATAACTACAAGCCTAGAACTGAAAATTACAATTCACTCGTTCTTGGTTGCTGCAAATCTCGAAGAACCGATTTGGCCTTCGAGGTTTTCGAAATCATGGTCGGTAAAGGGTATCTGCCAAATGAAACAACGTACACCATTCTCGTGGAAGGGATCATCCAAGAGAAAGAGATAGATCTTGGAACCAAATTACTGAGGGAGCTGCAACTCAGGGATGTAATAAGTCAAAGCACAGTGGAAAGACTTGTTATGCAGTATTACCTAAAGGAATTACCATTAAGATAA
- the LOC111797027 gene encoding protein PAT1 homolog 1-like: MDVFGNGARVQVASTSGDLKRFGANSTEDALFDASQYAFFGKDVMEEVELGGLEDEEDDTLAAGIEEEEEEFLFDKESEDFRPPSDIDDLVSSFERLSEVGSGPTGVIGGRALRESSSVNEWAREEGFSNWLAQQGYNVQSAQEGKRWSSHPHFSSLAESTSLYRTSSYADQQPQPQQYHQQFSSEPISVPKSSYPPSGISPHASPNQHSSHLNMPFVPSGRHVVSLSPSNLTPPNSQIAGFISGSRFGNMPQLNSGLSANGGPQSQWVNQIGMFRGEHSSHLNNLLPQQLPNQNGFPQLPPQPPQQQQQQQQHRLQHPVQPPFGGSLPGFQSHLFNSHVSSGPPHLMNKLEAMLGVPDMRDQRPRSQKGRQNPRFIHQGNETSSFRNNFGWPFCRSKYMGADELENIVRMQLAATHSNDPYVDDYYHQACLSRKSAGAKLRHHFCPNQLRDLPPHARANNEPHAFLQVEALGRVPFSSIRRPRPLLEVDPPSSSVGGSSDQKVSEKPLEQEPMLAARVTIEDGHCLLLDVDDIDRLLQFNQFQDGGAQLRRRRQVLLEGLAASLHIVDPCSKDGHTVGLAPKDDFVFLRLVSLPKGRKLLGKYLQLLVPGGELKRIVCMAIFRHLRFLFGSVPSDPGAADSVSELARIVSLQTQSMDLGALSACLAAVVCSSEQPPLRPLGSPAGDGASLILKSVLERATELLTAPHAASNYNITHRSLWQASFDEFFGLLTKYCVNKYDSIMQSLLRQSPQNPAVAVLDQATAISQEMPVEVLRASLPHTDEHQKRVLIDFAQRSMSVGGSNNGAEHCRRNNFDSL, encoded by the exons ATGGATGTTTTCGGTAACGGAGCTAGAGTTCAAGTGGCATCTACGTCCGGGGATCTCAAGCGTTTTGGAGCCAATTCAACGG AAGATGCTCTGTTTGATGCATCGCAGTATGCATTTTTTGGGAAGGATGTCATGGAGGAGGTTGAATTGGGGGGATtagaagatgaagaggatGATACACTTGCTGCTGGgattgaggaggaggaggaggagtttttgtttgataagGAG AGTGAGGACTTTAGACCTCCATCTGATATTGACGATCTTGTTTCTTCATTTGAAAGG TTGAGCGAGGTTGGTAGCGGGCCTACGGGAGTTATTGGAGGTAGAGCATTGAGAGAAA GTTCGTCAGTTAATGAATGGGCACGTGAGGAGGGCTTCTCTAATTGGCTTGCCCAGCAAGGCTATAATGTGCAAAGTGCTCAGGAAGGAAAAAGATGGTCATCACATCCACATTTTTCCTCTCTTGCTGAATCTACGTCTTTATATAGGACATCGTCTTACGCTGATCAGCAGCCACAGCCGCAGCAATACCACCAACAGTTCTCTAGTGAGCCAATTTCGGTCCCGAAGTCTTCATATCCTCCTAGCGGAATATCTCCTCATGCTTCGCCAAACCAGCATTCAAGCCATCTAAACATGCCTTTTGTTCCTTCTGGACGCCATGTAGTATCATTATCTCCATCAAATCTCACACCACCAAACTCTCAGATTGCTGGTTTCATTTCTGGATCACGATTTGGAAATATGCCGCAACTTAACTCTGGTCtctctgctaacggtggaccGCAGAGCCAATGGGTCAACCAAATTGGCATGTTTCGTGGAGAACATTCCAGTCACCTAAACAATTTATTGCCTCAACAGTTACCGAATCAGAACGGATTTCCACAGTTACCACCACAGCCAccgcagcagcagcagcagcagcagcagcatagGTTGCAACATCCTGTTCAACCTCCATTTGGTGGTTCTCTACCAGGTTTTCAGTCCCATCTTTTTAATTCCCATGTATCTTCAGGCCCACCCCACTTAATGAACAAATTGGAAGCCATGCTCGGCGTACCGGATATGAGGGATCAAAGGCCTAGGTCTCAGAAAGGTAGACAGAACCCTCGTTTTATCCATCAGGGTAATGAGACCAGTAGTTTTAGGAATAACTTTGGGTGGCCTTTCTGTAGATCCAAGTATATGGGAGCCGATGAATTAGAGAATATTGTTAGAATGCAGCTTGCAGCAACACACAGTAATGATCCATATGTAGATGACTACTATCATCAGGCTTGTCTTTCAAGAAAATCTGCAGGAGCAAAGTTGAGGCATCATTTTTGTCCTAATCAACTAAGGGATCTTCCACCACATGCCCGTGCCAATAATGAGCCACATGCTTTTCTTCAGGTCGAAGCACTCGGTAGGGTTCCATTCTCATCAATTCGTAGACCTCGCCCTCTTCTTGAAGTGGATCCTCCAAGTTCGTCTGTTGGTGGAAGCTCTGATCAAAAGGTTTCTGAGAAGCCCCTTGAACAGGAGCCTATGCTAGCAGCTAGAGTTACAATCGAGGATGGTCATTGTCTGCTTCTTGACGTGGATGATATTGATCGTTTACTGCAATTCAATCAGTTCCAAGATGGCGGTGCTCAGTTAAGAAGACGTCGCCAGGTCCTGTTGGAAGGACTGGCTGCATCACTTCACATAGTTGATCCATGCAGTAAAGATGGTCACACAGTTGGGCTGGCTCCTAAAGATGATTTCGTTTTCTTGAGATTGGTTTCTCTTCCCAAGGGACGAAAGCTTCTCGGAAAGTACCTTCAGCTGCTCGTACCCGGTGGTGAGCTCAAACGAATAGTCTGTATGGCTATTTTCCGTCACTTAAGATTCCTGTTTGGTAGTGTTCCTTCTGATCCTGGGGCAGCAGATTCTGTTAGTGAACTTGCAAGAATTGTCTCATTGCAAACCCAGAGTATGGATCTTGGAGCCCTAAGTGCATGTCTTGCGGCTGTAGTTTGTTCCTCAGAGCAACCTCCACTTCGCCCTCTAGGGTCCCCTGCTGGAGATGGGGCGtccttgattttgaaatctGTTCTCGAGAGGGCCACGGAACTCCTAACCGCCCCTCATGCTGCGAGTAACTACAACATTACTCACCGTTCTCTCTGGCAGGCTTCGTTCGATGAATTTTTTGGCCTTCTTACAAAGTATTGTGTGAACAAGTACGATAGTATCATGCAATCACTACTCAGACAATCTCCACAGAATCCAGCAGTAGCTGTCTTGGATCAAGCCACTGCCATCAGTCAAGAAATGCCAGTCGAAGTATTACGGGCAAGCCTTCCCCATACCGACGAGCACCAAAAAAGAGTATTAATAGATTTTGCTCAACGCTCGATGTCTGTTGGTGGATCTAACAACGGGGCCGAGCACTGTCGTCGCAACAACTTCGACTCCTTATGA
- the LOC111796673 gene encoding uncharacterized protein LOC111796673, giving the protein MHSPEKVLDDPANEDSNVSVELETSISRNGGLQEENDLANTNLENSNALANGLSSMLINIIRDFDSKADDTLKSQSQLSSSLDRITIELDQLLEDAPFPFIMQHASRISSVRKRVLSLNSILRSIQRRLDNIDRAISMGNRPDTLSSQSSSQTQHG; this is encoded by the exons ATGCACAGTCCGGAGAAAGTACTCGACGATCCTGCCAATGAGGACAGCAATGTCTCTGTCGAATTGGAGACTTCCATTAGTCGAAATGGTGGCCTCCAGGAAGAAAATGATCTTGCAAACACGAATTTGGAAAACTCTAATGCTCTAGCAAATGGGCTTTCTTCCATGCTTATCAACATCATAAGGGATTTTGATTCCAAAGCTGATGATACTCTTAAAAGCCAGAGCCAGCTTTCATCTTCCCTTGATCGTATCACTATAG AACTGGATCAGTTACTTGAAGATGCACCTTTTCCATTCATCATGCAGCATGCCTCGAGGATTTCAAGTGtaagaaagagagttttgtCACTAAATTCCATCTTAAGATCCATCCAACGAAGATTAGATAACATAGATCGGGCAATCTCGATGGGCAATCGACCAG ATACTCTTTCCTCTCAAAGTTCCTCGCAAACTCAACATGGTTGA
- the LOC111797406 gene encoding probable membrane-associated kinase regulator 3 encodes MASACINNVGIPPENFLDGSRASYSSYGWLSPRVSFSREFPDDSSANLSGFELSPSSISDTSHASKPAISGTDLEGSASDFEFRMEHPVTLIPANELFFNGKLVPLQLPSLKSSVKEELSATEIGSRSSDTTTLRRVTEIGNADPYSFSPRAPRCSSRWREILGLKKANQMTGSTAAKNENQKTDLSSSSTRMKSLKQFLHRNSKFVSSESSDTLNHPLLKDLDCESVSISSSRLSLSSSSSGLSLDDLPRLSLDSDKASKFNRESKNRIITVKPIASRSEAKRVGRSPVRRPPGESGRVKSREVSMDSPRMNSSGKIVFQSLERSSSSPSSFNGGPRLKHSGIERSYSANVRVPPVLNVPMSSLRGSSKFAFSQLFSSPQKRTEATYGGGGGKGQTRHCRNRIAGA; translated from the coding sequence ATGGCTTCCGCGTGCATCAATAACGTCGGAATTCCGCCGGAGAACTTCCTCGACGGCTCACGGGCCTCCTACAGTTCTTACGGTTGGTTGAGCCCTCGCGTATCCTTCAGTCGCGAGTTTCCCGACGACTCGTCCGCTAATCTCTCCGGCTTTGAACTTAGTCCCTCCTCCATTAGTGATACTTCTCATGCGAGTAAGCCGGCGATTTCAGGTACGGATCTGGAAGGTTCGGCTAGTGATTTTGAGTTTAGGATGGAACATCCGGTTACTCTGATTCCTGCTAATGAACTCTTCTTCAACGGAAAACTCGTGCCGCTGCAGCTTCCGTCGTTGAAATCGTCGGTCAAGGAAGAACTCTCCGCGACGGAGATTGGATCGCGGTCGTCTGATACAACGACGCTGCGGAGAGTGACGGAAATTGGTAATGCGGATCCGTACTCTTTCTCTCCTCGTGCTCCGAGGTGCTCGAGTCGGTGGAGGGAGATTCTAGGGCTGAAGAAGGCTAATCAGATGACCGGTTCTACAGCCGCGAAGAATGAAAATCAGAAGACGGATTTGTCCTCATCGAGCACACGAATGAAATCTCTGAAGCAATTTCTCCACAGGAATTCCAAGTTCGTGTCCTCCGAGTCCTCGGATACTCTAAATCATCCATTATTGAAAGATTTGGACTGCGAGTCAGTTTCCATATCCTCTTCTcgcctctctctttcttcctcaTCCTCTGGTCTTTCACTCGACGATCTCCCTAGACTTTCACTCGATTCGGACAAGGCATCGAAGTTCAATCGTGAATCAAAGAATCGGATAATTACGGTGAAGCCGATAGCATCGCGATCAGAAGCGAAGAGAGTAGGGCGTAGTCCGGTCCGTCGGCCGCCAGGGGAATCAGGTAGAGTGAAAAGCAGAGAAGTATCCATGGATAGTCCGAGAATGAACTCCTCAGGAAAAATAGTGTTTCAGAGTCTGGAAAGGAGTTCGAGTAGTCCGAGCAGCTTCAATGGCGGACCGAGATTGAAGCACAGCGGCATCGAAAGGTCATACTCCGCGAATGTAAGAGTGCCGCCGGTGCTGAACGTTCCGATGAGCTCGCTGAGGGGGTCATCGAAGTTCGCGTTCAGCCAGCTGTTTTCCTCGCCGCAGAAAAGAACCGAAGCGACTTACGGCGGCGGTGGAGGCAAAGGCCAGACGAGACACTGCAGAAACCGGATCGCTGGAGCCTGA